The Hymenobacter oligotrophus genome has a window encoding:
- a CDS encoding NifU family protein: protein MNTTAPAGSVSIYAEASPNPESMKFVLNSQLVREGVSVDYPDAEAAAYSPLAQELFKFDYVGRVFIAANFVTVTKTTEHTWTQLIPELRTFLKSYVEAGGPIFTVDPAEEQRAAQVAAGAEGSAEDQATSQKIIDLLDNYVRPAVEQDGGNITFKSYNDGIVTVNLQGSCSGCPSATVTLKSGIENLLKRMVPEVKEVVAEGVTGGF, encoded by the coding sequence ATGAATACTACTGCCCCCGCCGGCTCGGTGTCGATTTACGCCGAAGCCTCGCCCAACCCCGAGTCGATGAAATTTGTGCTCAACTCGCAGCTTGTGCGCGAGGGTGTGAGCGTTGACTACCCCGATGCCGAAGCCGCGGCCTACTCGCCGCTGGCCCAGGAGTTGTTTAAGTTCGATTACGTGGGCCGCGTGTTCATCGCTGCTAATTTCGTAACCGTAACCAAAACCACCGAGCACACCTGGACGCAGCTGATTCCGGAACTGCGCACCTTCCTGAAGTCCTACGTGGAGGCCGGTGGCCCCATTTTCACCGTCGACCCGGCCGAAGAGCAGCGCGCGGCCCAAGTGGCTGCCGGCGCCGAGGGCTCGGCCGAAGACCAGGCTACGTCCCAAAAAATCATCGACCTGCTCGATAACTACGTGCGCCCCGCCGTGGAGCAAGACGGTGGCAACATCACCTTCAAGAGCTACAACGACGGCATCGTGACGGTGAACCTGCAAGGCTCGTGCTCGGGCTGCCCCTCGGCTACCGTTACCCTGAAATCGGGCATCGAGAACCTTCTGAAGCGCATGGTGCCCGAGGTGAAAGAAGTAGTAGCCGAAGGCGTAACCGGCGGCTTCTAA